A region from the Thermostichus vulcanus str. 'Rupite' genome encodes:
- a CDS encoding Tic20 family protein, which produces MTWRGEITPINRLWGSLPYLLPLVSALPFGFVRSGLFNSVPALIPIFAPLFRLIPFATGWLGMGIFLALLFLVVRNTRVAHFVRFNTIQALLLNIVLFLVQLLMQVLGMLFGSFGLGAVMGVLATTALLGVIAVTVYAWVQNIRSHYAEVPVLSDAAYAWIRY; this is translated from the coding sequence ATGACCTGGCGCGGCGAAATTACTCCCATCAATCGGCTGTGGGGATCCCTTCCCTACCTGTTGCCTTTGGTATCGGCTTTGCCGTTTGGCTTTGTGCGTTCCGGTTTGTTTAACTCGGTACCGGCCTTGATCCCGATTTTTGCCCCTTTATTTCGGCTGATACCCTTTGCTACTGGCTGGCTGGGGATGGGGATCTTCTTGGCGTTGCTGTTCCTGGTCGTCCGGAATACCCGCGTGGCTCATTTCGTCCGCTTTAACACCATCCAAGCCCTGTTGCTGAATATCGTCTTGTTCCTGGTGCAGTTGCTGATGCAGGTGCTGGGGATGCTGTTTGGCAGCTTCGGCCTTGGGGCGGTCATGGGGGTTTTGGCGACCACAGCCCTGTTGGGGGTGATTGCTGTTACCGTTTACGCCTGGGTGCAAAACATTCGCAGCCACTATGCTGAGGTGCCTGTTCTTTCGGATGCGGCTTACGCCTGGATTCGCTACTGA
- the moaC gene encoding cyclic pyranopterin monophosphate synthase MoaC: MQPDPPYDPGSPLTHLDESGQVRMVDVAEKPVTPRLATAQGQVRMAEATLQAILAGQGSKGNVVETARLAGIMAAKRTADLIPLCHPLPLSSVRVDLDSDPHLPGFLITATVKTSAQTGVEMEALTAVSVAALTLYDMTKALEKTMVIENIRLLRKYGGKSGPFEAETSPPASAGSQD, encoded by the coding sequence GTGCAGCCCGATCCACCCTACGATCCTGGTTCACCCCTCACCCACCTGGATGAATCTGGGCAAGTGCGCATGGTGGATGTCGCAGAAAAGCCCGTGACCCCTCGTCTGGCTACGGCTCAGGGTCAGGTGCGCATGGCTGAAGCCACGCTACAGGCTATTTTGGCCGGTCAGGGATCCAAGGGGAATGTGGTGGAAACGGCTCGACTGGCCGGGATCATGGCTGCCAAACGCACTGCTGACTTAATCCCCTTGTGTCATCCTCTGCCGCTTAGCAGTGTCCGTGTGGATCTGGATTCGGATCCCCATTTGCCGGGGTTTCTCATCACGGCCACCGTCAAAACCAGCGCCCAAACCGGGGTGGAGATGGAGGCTCTAACGGCGGTTTCTGTGGCTGCCCTTACCCTCTACGACATGACCAAGGCCCTGGAAAAGACGATGGTGATCGAGAATATTCGACTGCTGCGCAAATACGGTGGCAAGTCGGGCCCCTTTGAGGCAGAAACAAGTCCACCGGCAAGCGCTGGATCTCAGGATTGA